The following DNA comes from Nitrospinota bacterium.
CCTTGCTGACATCCTGCCCGGAATGGCCGGCCATGATCCCGTCCAAAATCTCCCGAACCTTGGAAATTTCCTTGGCCTGGATTTCGATGTCCGAATGCTGGCCCTGAAACCCGCCACTGGGCTGATGAATCATGATCCTGGCATGTGGAAGGGCAAAGCGTTTTCCCTTGGCGCCTGCACAAAGCAATAAAGCTCCCATGCTTGCGGCCTGGCCCATGCAGATGGTTTGTACATCGGGTTTGATGTATTGCATGGTGTCGTAGATTCCAAGTCCTGCGCTGACCGAGCCGCCGGGGCTGTTGATGTATATAAAAATATCCTGTTCCGGTTCATCGGATTCCAGGAAAAGTAATTGGGCAATGGCCAGATTGGCAACGTGATCATCAATAGCGGTTCCCAGGAAAATAATCCGGTCTTTTAACAGGCGCGAATAGATATCGTAAGATCGCTCTCCCCGGCTTGTTTGTTCGACGACAATGGGCACCAGCTGATTATAAATTTCACTCATAGTTGGCTCTTTTTCTCTTTAAAGGGGATTAACGGAAACGCCGGGATAGAAAGCGTGTAAGTCATTAAGATATAGATAGATAAGGTTAACCAGCCTACACGTTAATTATCAGCAATTAAATCTTTCCTGTCAACCATTTCTTCATGAACTTTTACCTGGCCCAGAGCCGCTTCCAGGGTCTTTTCCTTGCGCATGCGGTTGTGGAGTTTGGCCAGAACGCCTGATTTTTCCCATTCTTTTTTCATTTTTTCGATGTCTCCACCGCCCAGTATCTTCATGAAATTATTGATCTCTGCGTCCAATTCATCCTGGGAGACTTCAACCTTCAGGGTGACGGCCAGTTTGTCGGTCACCAGTTCCTGTTGCAGGATTTTGAGAGCGGGTTCGCGGTATTTTTCCTGGTCTTCGGGAGACACCTGAGAGCCTTTTTTATCTTCATGATCGTGGTCATGGTCGTGGTCATGGTCATGGTCATGGGTTTTTCCAGGGTTTTTCTTCTTGTCCACATCAGCGGCCATAAAACGGATTTGTTCCTGGATCAGGCTTTCGGGAAGATTGATAGAATGCCGTTCGGTGATTTTTTCCGCCAGCTGTTTCTGCATTTTTTTTCTGGCCTGGTTTTTTTCATGGGTTTCCAGATCCTCACGAATTTTGGCTTTCATGATCGCCAGACTTTCGTATCTCCTGTAGGGGTCCACCGTTTGGGCAAAATCGTCGTCCAACTCCGGAAGTTCTTTCACCTGGATGCCCTTGAGAGTGATGGAAAAATCCACTTTTT
Coding sequences within:
- the clpP gene encoding ATP-dependent Clp endopeptidase proteolytic subunit ClpP, translated to MSEIYNQLVPIVVEQTSRGERSYDIYSRLLKDRIIFLGTAIDDHVANLAIAQLLFLESDEPEQDIFIYINSPGGSVSAGLGIYDTMQYIKPDVQTICMGQAASMGALLLCAGAKGKRFALPHARIMIHQPSGGFQGQHSDIEIQAKEISKVREILDGIMAGHSGQDVSKVHKDTDRDHFMTAEEAKTYGLIDNVISKREESKDLDKALESSRAKKKEKDDK